The Prochlorococcus marinus str. MIT 9301 genome window below encodes:
- a CDS encoding DUF3155 domain-containing protein has translation MSKKRKRISRRRLAGQRVMAHVPIYHIETGKHKPVTAARRFIAENGLSAPSVFNVRRNEHTTDRFFWGEKGLFSAQYAEENHFLFPSLKVVVEGIGEEKIFEGLELTADDWEEIEEYEYAFV, from the coding sequence ATGTCAAAAAAAAGAAAAAGAATCAGCAGAAGAAGATTGGCCGGCCAAAGAGTAATGGCACATGTACCTATTTATCATATCGAAACTGGCAAACATAAACCAGTTACAGCAGCAAGAAGGTTCATTGCTGAAAATGGTCTATCTGCGCCTTCGGTTTTTAATGTCAGAAGAAATGAACATACCACCGATAGGTTTTTTTGGGGTGAAAAAGGTTTATTTAGTGCTCAATATGCTGAAGAAAATCATTTTCTATTTCCATCACTAAAAGTTGTAGTTGAAGGAATTGGTGAAGAAAAAATATTTGAGGGTCTAGAACTTACTGCAGATGATTGGGAAGAGATTGAAGAATATGAATATGCTTTTGTTTAA
- a CDS encoding sensor histidine kinase — MNLSKKFEELILKQLESFGCSMGVTNLVMYLASAKQGTKASFEMIGQWPQIDRLLTSIEDDPSLKVSSPNRRWYPLQENDILLGVLRVETDLKGENWPVSLDSRLKALSISLAKCVSIELERQNKNEEINYLKNQVNTIIHQLRNPLAAIRTYAKLLIKRLGSDDDSIEIVERLIIEQKQINQYMDSFAQLNSPVKLPLEIGEERLLLPPNLDNKKVITVKSLLSPILKRGKANADLENRVWTEPTLWPDWTITPLKAKYAVIAEIVANLLENAFRYAQKDAEIGLKITSNGLCIFDDGKKITKNENEKIFEKGFRGSAAKKKGGTGVGLFLARKLAKQIGGKLRLLEKNSVDVTEELKNLKKKNIFYLELPIKELNA; from the coding sequence ATGAATCTTTCAAAAAAATTTGAAGAACTAATTTTAAAACAGTTAGAGAGTTTTGGTTGCTCGATGGGAGTGACTAATTTAGTTATGTATCTTGCTTCAGCTAAGCAAGGAACTAAAGCATCTTTTGAAATGATTGGTCAATGGCCTCAAATTGATAGGCTTCTTACATCAATAGAAGATGATCCTTCACTAAAAGTTTCATCGCCTAATAGAAGATGGTACCCGCTTCAAGAAAACGATATTCTACTTGGTGTCCTTAGAGTAGAAACTGATTTGAAAGGGGAGAATTGGCCAGTATCTCTTGATTCTAGATTAAAAGCGCTTTCAATATCTTTAGCTAAATGCGTCTCTATCGAATTAGAACGTCAAAACAAAAATGAAGAAATTAATTATTTAAAAAATCAGGTCAACACCATAATCCATCAATTAAGGAATCCATTGGCTGCAATTAGGACATATGCAAAATTACTAATAAAAAGACTTGGTTCAGATGATGACTCTATTGAAATAGTCGAACGCTTGATAATAGAACAAAAACAAATTAATCAATATATGGATTCTTTTGCGCAATTAAATTCACCTGTTAAACTTCCTCTAGAAATTGGAGAGGAAAGATTATTATTACCACCAAATTTAGATAATAAAAAGGTAATAACAGTTAAAAGTTTATTGAGTCCAATATTAAAAAGGGGTAAAGCTAATGCGGACTTAGAGAATAGAGTTTGGACTGAACCTACTCTTTGGCCAGATTGGACCATAACTCCTTTAAAGGCAAAATATGCTGTAATTGCGGAAATTGTGGCCAATTTGTTAGAAAATGCGTTTAGATATGCCCAAAAAGATGCTGAAATTGGACTCAAAATCACGAGTAATGGACTTTGTATATTTGATGATGGTAAAAAAATAACCAAAAATGAAAACGAGAAAATTTTTGAAAAAGGTTTTAGAGGATCTGCCGCTAAGAAGAAAGGTGGCACTGGTGTGGGACTTTTTTTGGCTAGGAAATTAGCAAAACAAATTGGAGGAAAATTGAGATTGCTGGAAAAAAACTCGGTTGATGTTACTGAAGAATTAAAAAATCTCAAGAAGAAAAATATTTTCTATTTAGAACTTCCTATAAAAGAATTGAATGCATAA
- a CDS encoding adenosylcobinamide-GDP ribazoletransferase yields the protein MKKYLIKNFAGSWIFYTTFPKIPLINPEFKNIAQFAPPLGFFIGTIQSYIFVFFKTNSWSIYGSVLICLASGYLITGGLHLDGLMDTFDGIFAGKKKRLKAMKDSKVGSFGVQALVFITLIQIACILKIQTQIIFVLPICLFWGRFSNLFFIEKFKYMSYKKKSISHKKFWNGFKKESLISIIFLLIFISYQLVSITSQALLIKFFILILVGIFLSYSIPNILGNKIGGFNGDACGASVVLVETAILFMHSILL from the coding sequence ATCAAAAAATATTTAATAAAAAATTTTGCAGGATCTTGGATTTTCTACACGACATTTCCAAAGATACCTTTAATTAATCCCGAATTTAAAAATATTGCACAATTTGCGCCGCCTTTAGGATTTTTTATTGGAACAATACAGAGTTATATTTTTGTTTTCTTTAAAACAAACTCTTGGTCAATTTATGGCTCTGTATTAATTTGTTTAGCTTCAGGATATTTAATTACTGGCGGTCTTCACCTCGATGGTTTAATGGATACTTTCGATGGTATTTTTGCGGGCAAAAAGAAACGTTTAAAAGCCATGAAAGATAGTAAAGTTGGCTCCTTTGGCGTTCAAGCTTTAGTTTTCATAACTTTAATTCAAATTGCTTGCATTCTGAAAATTCAAACACAAATAATTTTTGTTTTACCTATATGCTTATTTTGGGGAAGATTTTCAAATTTATTTTTTATAGAAAAGTTTAAATATATGAGTTATAAGAAAAAATCTATAAGTCACAAAAAGTTTTGGAATGGATTTAAAAAAGAATCTTTGATCTCAATTATTTTTCTTTTAATTTTCATTTCATACCAATTAGTTTCAATTACATCCCAAGCACTATTAATTAAATTTTTCATTCTTATTTTGGTTGGTATTTTTCTAAGCTATTCTATCCCAAATATACTGGGTAATAAAATTGGAGGCTTCAATGGAGATGCCTGCGGTGCAAGTGTTGTACTAGTTGAAACTGCAATTTTGTTTATGCATTCAATTCTTTTATAG
- the tgt gene encoding tRNA guanosine(34) transglycosylase Tgt, with translation MFEFEITSDCINTGARTGIFHTPNGKVNTPKFMPVGTLATVKGISSKQLISTGSEMILSNTFHLHLQPGEKLVKASGGIHKFMNWPKPILTDSGGYQVFSLAKLNNISDEGVEFKNPRDGSHVFLSPEKVIKIQMDLGSDVAMAFDHCPPHTANENDIEDSLERTHSWLQKCVETHQKSNQALFGIVQGGKYPRLREYSAKYTSSFDLPGIAVGGVSVGEAVEEIHSVINYVPKFLPINKPRYLMGIGSLKEISLAVANGFDIFDCVLPTRLGRHGTAFFNDERLNLRNARFKNDFSPIDKTCKCETCKSYSRAYLHHLIRNDEILGLSLISLHNIAHLIRFTNAISTAIRDNCFTNDFAPWKTSSIAHHTW, from the coding sequence GTGTTTGAATTTGAAATTACATCGGATTGCATTAATACAGGGGCAAGAACTGGTATATTTCATACACCAAATGGTAAGGTAAATACCCCAAAATTTATGCCTGTGGGTACTTTGGCAACGGTTAAAGGAATTTCATCTAAGCAGTTAATCTCTACAGGATCAGAAATGATTCTCTCAAATACCTTTCATCTTCATTTACAACCTGGAGAAAAATTAGTTAAGGCATCTGGTGGAATACATAAGTTCATGAATTGGCCTAAACCTATTCTTACTGATTCAGGCGGATATCAAGTTTTTAGTTTGGCCAAATTAAATAATATTTCTGATGAAGGAGTTGAATTTAAAAATCCAAGAGATGGAAGTCACGTATTTTTATCACCTGAAAAAGTAATAAAGATTCAAATGGATCTTGGATCGGATGTCGCAATGGCTTTTGATCATTGTCCTCCGCATACAGCTAACGAAAATGATATTGAGGACTCTTTAGAAAGAACTCATTCATGGTTGCAAAAATGTGTTGAGACTCATCAGAAATCCAATCAAGCATTATTCGGTATAGTTCAAGGTGGAAAGTATCCGAGATTGAGAGAATATAGCGCAAAATATACAAGTTCTTTTGATCTACCAGGAATAGCAGTGGGAGGTGTAAGTGTTGGTGAGGCAGTCGAAGAAATACATAGTGTAATTAATTACGTCCCGAAATTCTTACCAATAAATAAACCAAGATATTTAATGGGAATAGGCTCTTTAAAAGAAATTTCTTTAGCTGTTGCTAATGGATTCGATATATTTGACTGTGTTTTGCCAACAAGACTAGGAAGACATGGGACTGCATTTTTTAATGATGAAAGATTGAATTTGCGAAATGCTCGATTTAAAAATGACTTTTCTCCGATTGACAAAACTTGTAAATGCGAAACCTGTAAATCCTATTCTCGAGCATATTTGCATCATCTAATTAGAAATGACGAAATATTAGGTCTTAGTCTCATAAGTTTGCATAATATTGCTCACTTAATAAGATTTACCAATGCAATTTCTACTGCAATTAGAGATAATTGTTTTACAAATGATTTCGCTCCTTGGAAAACATCCTCTATTGCTCACCATACGTGGTAA
- a CDS encoding photosystem II reaction center protein K yields the protein MLILFNTFAELPEAYKAFAPTVDVLPLIPLFFFLLVFVWQAAVGFK from the coding sequence GTGCTCATTCTATTTAATACATTCGCTGAATTGCCCGAGGCTTATAAGGCCTTTGCTCCAACTGTTGATGTTCTTCCACTGATTCCTTTATTTTTCTTTTTATTAGTGTTTGTTTGGCAAGCTGCAGTTGGATTTAAATAA
- a CDS encoding Gfo/Idh/MocA family protein, giving the protein MQPTSSPVKVGVIGIGNMGWHHARVLSLLKDANLIGVADPNEERGKLAIEQFQCEWFKDYKDLIPKVDAICIAVPTLLHQKVGLDCLKGGANVLIEKPIAANELEAKSLIQAANANNCLLQVGHIERFNPAFRELNKIVNNEEIVVLEARRHSPHADRANDVSVVMDLMIHDIDLILELVNSKIQKLAAVGGRNSQGLIDYVNATLVFKNNVIASLTASKMSHKKIRSLSAHCQNGLVETDFLNHSLQIHRKSHESYTAEHGELVYRNDGYVEEVSTTSIEPLYAELEHFLKCVQGKEIPEVDGEQASRALKIADFIESAVENSGDAILLENPV; this is encoded by the coding sequence ATGCAACCAACCTCATCACCCGTAAAGGTTGGAGTCATAGGTATAGGAAATATGGGCTGGCATCATGCTCGAGTACTAAGTTTACTCAAAGATGCCAATCTCATTGGAGTCGCAGATCCAAATGAAGAGAGAGGAAAATTAGCTATTGAGCAATTTCAATGTGAATGGTTCAAGGATTATAAGGACCTAATTCCAAAAGTTGATGCTATCTGTATCGCTGTCCCTACACTACTTCATCAAAAAGTAGGACTAGATTGTCTCAAGGGAGGTGCTAATGTTCTCATTGAAAAACCAATTGCAGCTAACGAGTTGGAAGCAAAATCTTTAATACAGGCTGCTAATGCAAATAACTGTCTATTACAAGTTGGGCATATTGAAAGATTTAATCCTGCTTTTAGAGAATTAAATAAAATAGTAAACAATGAAGAAATTGTTGTTTTAGAAGCAAGGAGGCATAGTCCTCATGCAGACAGAGCAAATGATGTATCTGTAGTAATGGATTTAATGATTCATGACATTGATCTTATTTTGGAGCTTGTAAACTCAAAAATACAAAAATTAGCAGCAGTTGGAGGAAGAAATAGCCAAGGATTAATAGATTATGTCAATGCTACTTTAGTTTTTAAAAATAATGTTATTGCAAGCCTAACTGCAAGCAAAATGAGTCACAAAAAAATTAGAAGTTTAAGTGCTCACTGCCAAAATGGCCTAGTAGAAACTGATTTCTTAAATCACTCTTTACAAATCCATCGAAAGTCTCATGAATCATACACAGCAGAGCATGGAGAATTAGTTTATAGAAATGATGGATATGTCGAAGAAGTTAGTACAACCTCCATTGAACCTCTTTATGCAGAACTGGAACATTTTCTTAAGTGCGTTCAGGGCAAGGAAATACCTGAGGTAGATGGTGAACAAGCCTCAAGAGCACTAAAAATTGCTGACTTTATAGAGAGTGCTGTAGAAAATTCTGGAGATGCGATTTTACTTGAAAATCCCGTCTAA
- a CDS encoding hemolysin family protein: protein MKITLLLFLLFLPAFFAASELSFLLIRPSKVLRLIEEKKKGAFSILKIQKRFRSSLIASQFGVTISLIAIGWLSNNLANDYWKSNILSNRFYDLLLFLFVVLVVTLVSGLIPKALVINNPESAALRLTTIFDAVRKAMNPIVKIIEFFASACLGLFNLNNKWDSLNSGLSAGELETLIETDNVTGLKPDEKNILEGVFALKDTQVKEVMIPRSEMVTLPKNITFSELMKQVDKTRHARFFVIGESLDDVLGVLDLRYLAKPISKGEMEADTLLEPFLLPVTKIIETCSLAEIFPIVRDYNPFLLVVDEHGGTEGLITAADLNGEIVGEEMLNNRIYSDMRMLDNFSKKWSIAGKSEIVEINKKIGCSIPEGTDYHTLAGFMLEKFQMVPKIGDVLDFNNIKFEVISMSGPKIDRVKIILPKS, encoded by the coding sequence ATGAAAATAACTCTACTTTTATTTCTTTTATTTCTACCAGCTTTTTTCGCAGCGAGTGAACTCTCTTTTTTATTAATAAGGCCAAGTAAAGTTTTAAGGTTAATAGAAGAAAAAAAGAAAGGGGCATTTTCAATTTTAAAAATTCAAAAACGTTTTAGATCTTCACTAATTGCTTCTCAATTTGGAGTAACAATTTCATTAATTGCAATTGGATGGCTCAGCAATAACCTGGCTAATGATTATTGGAAAAGTAATATTTTATCAAATAGATTTTATGATCTTCTATTATTTTTATTTGTTGTTTTAGTTGTTACTCTTGTTTCTGGACTCATTCCAAAAGCTTTAGTAATTAACAATCCAGAATCTGCTGCATTAAGGTTAACTACAATATTCGATGCCGTGAGAAAAGCTATGAATCCTATAGTGAAAATAATAGAATTCTTTGCTAGCGCCTGTTTAGGCTTGTTCAATTTAAATAACAAATGGGATTCTTTAAACTCTGGTTTATCTGCTGGAGAATTAGAAACTCTTATAGAAACAGATAACGTAACAGGTTTAAAACCAGATGAGAAGAATATTCTTGAGGGAGTCTTTGCTTTAAAAGATACACAGGTTAAAGAAGTTATGATTCCAAGATCTGAAATGGTAACTTTGCCAAAAAATATAACCTTTTCAGAACTAATGAAACAAGTAGATAAAACTCGACATGCTCGCTTCTTTGTCATTGGTGAGTCTTTAGATGATGTATTAGGTGTATTAGATTTACGTTATCTAGCTAAGCCAATTTCAAAAGGTGAAATGGAAGCAGATACATTATTAGAGCCATTCCTTTTACCAGTAACAAAAATAATAGAAACATGTTCACTAGCAGAAATATTTCCAATAGTTAGAGACTACAATCCGTTCTTACTAGTAGTTGATGAACATGGTGGAACAGAAGGACTTATAACTGCAGCTGATCTAAATGGCGAAATAGTTGGAGAGGAAATGCTCAATAATAGAATTTATTCAGATATGAGAATGTTAGATAATTTCTCTAAAAAATGGTCAATAGCTGGAAAATCAGAAATTGTTGAAATCAATAAAAAGATAGGATGTTCAATTCCAGAAGGTACTGATTATCATACTCTTGCTGGATTTATGTTAGAAAAATTTCAAATGGTTCCAAAAATTGGCGACGTTTTAGATTTTAATAACATTAAATTCGAAGTTATTTCTATGTCAGGTCCAAAAATTGATCGTGTTAAAATAATTCTTCCCAAAAGCTAA
- the pyrE gene encoding orotate phosphoribosyltransferase produces MGKFSDKYYLNKAKLLKQLIEKSYKKGNFTLSSGKKSSHYLNCKPVSLNGEGLNLISDLFLELKDSRSKAVAGLTLGADPIVSGLIVKAASQGLGLNGLIIRKEIKQYGTKAGIEGPNLEEGTLVTVLEDVVTTAGSVIKAIKKLRENNYVVEEVLSIVDRQEGGLEALEDENVKLKSLFTIKDFL; encoded by the coding sequence ATGGGAAAATTTTCGGATAAGTATTATTTAAATAAAGCAAAATTGTTAAAACAGTTAATTGAAAAATCTTACAAGAAAGGAAACTTCACTTTATCTTCAGGGAAAAAAAGCAGTCATTACTTGAACTGTAAACCAGTGTCATTAAATGGCGAAGGCTTAAACTTAATAAGTGATTTATTTTTAGAGTTAAAGGACTCAAGGTCAAAAGCCGTAGCAGGATTGACATTAGGTGCAGACCCTATAGTAAGTGGATTAATCGTCAAAGCAGCTTCGCAAGGATTAGGACTTAATGGCTTAATAATTCGGAAAGAAATAAAACAATACGGAACTAAAGCTGGAATAGAGGGCCCTAATTTAGAAGAAGGAACTTTGGTAACTGTTTTAGAGGATGTCGTAACAACTGCTGGTTCAGTGATAAAAGCAATAAAAAAGTTACGCGAAAATAATTATGTTGTTGAGGAAGTTTTGTCTATAGTTGATAGGCAAGAAGGCGGATTAGAAGCCCTTGAAGATGAAAATGTTAAATTAAAGAGTCTTTTTACAATAAAAGACTTTTTATAA
- a CDS encoding folate-binding protein YgfZ — MQDIKKKFWLETFDCFSITGKDARKFLNGLTTSNIIDSENKVIKTCWLTPNGVLRALIEIIFLERNFEIIILAGNTNEIINYFNQIIFPVDNVFLSEPFLINRIQEIDESCSWRTYQPIFFKTDDKEFEIYKNKLNLLNPNDLKLLKINQAIPSLGMEINGKNNPLELGLKDLIDFNKGCYLGQETMSKIKNVSSLKQEIRTWKSLESNLNLDVEDKNLYINSAKDISVGKITSFFKSDSQIKGLAMIKRKYLEERNYFFSEIFGKIIINKSVGSIFL; from the coding sequence ATGCAAGATATAAAAAAAAAGTTTTGGCTTGAAACATTTGATTGTTTTTCTATTACTGGAAAAGATGCCAGAAAATTTTTGAATGGATTAACAACAAGTAATATTATTGATTCAGAAAATAAAGTTATCAAAACTTGTTGGTTAACTCCAAATGGAGTTCTAAGGGCATTAATTGAAATTATTTTTTTAGAAAGAAACTTTGAAATTATTATTTTGGCAGGTAACACTAATGAAATAATTAATTACTTTAATCAAATAATTTTTCCAGTGGATAATGTATTTCTAAGTGAACCTTTCTTAATAAATAGAATTCAGGAAATTGATGAATCTTGTTCATGGAGAACTTACCAGCCTATTTTCTTTAAAACAGATGATAAAGAATTTGAAATATATAAAAATAAACTAAATTTACTAAATCCCAATGATTTAAAACTTTTGAAGATTAATCAGGCAATACCGTCATTAGGAATGGAAATAAACGGAAAAAATAATCCTCTTGAGCTTGGATTAAAAGATCTTATAGATTTTAATAAAGGTTGTTATTTAGGGCAAGAAACAATGTCAAAAATAAAAAATGTTTCTTCTTTAAAACAGGAAATAAGAACTTGGAAATCATTAGAATCTAATTTGAATTTAGACGTTGAAGATAAAAATTTATATATAAATTCTGCCAAGGATATTTCTGTAGGCAAAATCACTAGTTTTTTTAAATCAGATTCTCAAATAAAAGGTTTGGCAATGATAAAAAGAAAATATTTAGAGGAAAGAAATTATTTTTTTTCGGAAATTTTTGGAAAAATTATTATCAATAAATCTGTAGGATCAATTTTTCTTTAA
- a CDS encoding TM0106 family RecB-like putative nuclease produces the protein MNSLHLKSYTRCKRKAWLDFKGKKSHEVWSPHKAIDKINQFKIFSEFCNGEIYTGLKACENGYQGVIGLKIKGNLFQNINAEILPQLLVKTKGKSKWGQYKYLPAVYKLGHKTTKEHLFDLAFCSILLESFQESKIEKGLVISTFDKKIKVEEIYLNKKLIKKVLNVLLNLNECLEGSIPEITEDRKKCTICSWQKFCDKEAKENGYLTDIDGIGSKTASLLKSKGIINTQALASYNEKQLGEKLSKFNDQKYEKACIFVKQAQAYISGETYFISNKNNTEDLLEKICSGFYIFDIESNPDEKHDFLYGFLKVNNLSIKKEDLIYEPILNLKNKKEEFYRQIIAILFSHKEWPVLHYGETEKIAIINIAKNLNFSFEEIDSLASRFIDLHTLIRKSWILPIKNYGLKTVSNWLGFEWVQKNVSGSKALYWWIQYQITENEIFLKKIIQYNKDDCLATLKIVEYLIKDQLKKN, from the coding sequence TTGAATTCTCTTCATTTAAAAAGTTATACAAGATGCAAAAGAAAAGCATGGCTCGATTTTAAGGGTAAAAAATCTCATGAAGTTTGGTCTCCCCATAAAGCTATAGATAAAATTAATCAGTTTAAAATTTTCTCTGAATTTTGTAATGGTGAAATATATACAGGATTAAAAGCCTGTGAAAATGGTTATCAAGGAGTAATTGGATTAAAAATCAAAGGGAATCTTTTCCAAAATATAAACGCAGAGATACTTCCACAATTACTTGTAAAGACTAAAGGTAAAAGTAAATGGGGACAATATAAATATTTACCTGCTGTTTATAAGTTAGGGCACAAAACAACAAAAGAACATTTATTCGACTTAGCTTTTTGTTCTATTCTTTTGGAATCTTTTCAAGAATCTAAAATTGAAAAAGGATTAGTAATTTCAACTTTTGATAAAAAAATTAAAGTTGAAGAAATTTATTTAAATAAAAAATTAATAAAAAAAGTTTTAAATGTTTTATTAAATTTGAATGAATGCTTGGAGGGATCTATACCAGAAATAACTGAAGATAGAAAAAAATGTACTATTTGTTCCTGGCAAAAATTTTGTGACAAAGAAGCGAAAGAAAATGGATATCTAACAGATATAGATGGGATAGGGTCCAAAACGGCCTCATTACTCAAATCAAAAGGAATAATTAATACCCAAGCATTAGCTTCGTATAATGAAAAACAACTTGGAGAGAAATTATCTAAATTCAACGATCAAAAGTATGAAAAAGCGTGCATATTTGTAAAGCAAGCACAAGCATATATCTCAGGAGAAACATATTTCATTTCTAATAAAAATAATACGGAAGATCTATTAGAAAAAATATGTTCGGGATTTTATATATTTGATATTGAGTCCAATCCAGATGAAAAGCATGATTTTTTATATGGATTTTTAAAAGTAAATAATTTATCTATAAAAAAAGAAGATCTTATTTATGAACCAATCTTAAATCTTAAAAACAAGAAAGAAGAATTTTACAGGCAAATTATTGCAATACTTTTTTCACACAAGGAATGGCCAGTCTTGCATTACGGAGAAACTGAAAAAATAGCAATAATTAATATTGCTAAAAACCTAAATTTTAGTTTTGAAGAAATTGATTCACTTGCCTCAAGATTTATTGACTTACATACCTTAATAAGAAAGTCTTGGATATTACCAATAAAAAACTATGGCTTAAAAACTGTTTCTAATTGGCTTGGATTCGAATGGGTGCAGAAAAATGTAAGTGGCTCGAAAGCACTATATTGGTGGATTCAATATCAAATTACAGAAAACGAAATATTTTTAAAAAAAATTATCCAATATAACAAAGATGATTGTTTGGCTACTCTAAAAATTGTAGAATATTTAATCAAAGATCAATTAAAGAAAAATTGA
- a CDS encoding phosphotransferase gives MTADKLDKIKFGTDGWRGIIGFDFNLSNLSRVVVAACQELHYQYYKEVNSKKIIIGYDRRFMAFEFAKQIVPFIRGCGFEPILSDSFVTTPSCSFYAKEVGCLGALVITASHNPYNWLGLKIKSFNGCSVDEFFTSEVEKRLMLGNSIETIDGVNQLVDIKKFHLDRIKSLFDIDYISKRLKKMKLRIFVDAMHGSAANCMAEIFASNDLEVISEIRKDADPFFGGKPPEPLLNYADDLKQILMKNSTNAVKTLGIIFDGDGDRIAAIDEKGRYSSTQDLLPYFISYLGEIKNNSYPVLKTVSGSDIIKNISESQNRDVIELPVGFKYIAEKMIKEKIFIGGEESGGVGFGEFMPERDALYAAMVLLNGIAEKSQYLYETLDEIQEDFGPSFYKRIDIKFPNQSDKNNVKEFIIDNIPENINNHKLKSISKIDGIKLRIDKNFWLLFRFSGTEPLLRLYCEAPKESYLIEVLEWGQEFINMAIK, from the coding sequence TTGACAGCTGATAAATTAGACAAGATAAAATTTGGAACTGATGGTTGGAGAGGAATTATTGGTTTTGACTTTAACCTATCCAATCTTTCAAGAGTTGTTGTCGCTGCATGTCAGGAGTTGCATTATCAATATTATAAAGAAGTTAATTCAAAGAAAATTATTATTGGATATGATCGCAGATTTATGGCTTTTGAATTCGCCAAGCAAATAGTGCCTTTTATTAGAGGATGTGGTTTCGAACCGATCTTATCTGATAGCTTTGTTACAACACCCTCTTGCAGTTTCTATGCCAAAGAAGTCGGGTGTCTAGGAGCGTTAGTAATTACAGCAAGTCATAATCCATATAATTGGCTAGGTCTGAAAATAAAGAGTTTTAATGGATGTTCTGTTGACGAATTTTTTACAAGTGAAGTTGAAAAAAGATTAATGCTTGGAAATTCGATTGAAACAATAGATGGTGTTAATCAATTAGTAGATATTAAGAAATTCCATTTAGATAGAATTAAATCCCTTTTTGATATTGACTATATTTCCAAGAGATTAAAAAAAATGAAATTGAGAATTTTTGTAGATGCTATGCATGGTTCAGCTGCAAATTGTATGGCTGAGATTTTTGCTTCAAATGATTTAGAAGTTATTTCAGAAATCAGGAAAGATGCTGATCCTTTTTTTGGAGGAAAACCTCCTGAACCTCTTTTGAATTATGCAGATGATCTAAAACAAATATTAATGAAAAATTCAACAAATGCAGTGAAAACTTTAGGAATTATATTTGATGGTGATGGTGATAGAATTGCGGCAATTGATGAAAAAGGAAGATACTCTAGTACTCAAGATTTACTCCCATACTTTATTAGTTATTTGGGCGAAATTAAAAATAATTCTTATCCAGTATTAAAGACTGTTAGTGGTTCAGATATTATTAAAAATATATCAGAGAGTCAAAATAGAGATGTTATTGAACTTCCAGTTGGCTTTAAATATATTGCTGAAAAAATGATTAAAGAAAAAATATTTATTGGTGGAGAGGAATCTGGGGGAGTTGGTTTTGGTGAATTTATGCCTGAAAGAGATGCTCTATATGCAGCGATGGTTTTATTAAATGGAATTGCTGAAAAATCTCAATATTTATATGAAACCTTAGATGAAATTCAAGAAGATTTTGGTCCAAGTTTTTATAAAAGAATTGATATTAAATTTCCAAATCAGTCAGATAAAAATAACGTAAAAGAATTTATCATAGATAATATTCCTGAGAATATTAATAATCACAAGTTAAAAAGTATCTCAAAAATCGATGGAATAAAGTTGAGAATTGATAAAAATTTTTGGCTTCTTTTTAGGTTTTCAGGAACGGAACCTCTTTTAAGGTTATATTGTGAAGCACCAAAAGAATCTTATCTAATTGAGGTATTAGAGTGGGGTCAAGAATTTATAAATATGGCAATAAAATAA